A genomic stretch from Corynebacterium terpenotabidum Y-11 includes:
- a CDS encoding glutamate--cysteine ligase — MEFPGSAPTVGIEWEVALVDPESRDLVAKAPEMMAELDRRYPGHTITREFLANTVEMVTGVHETIPGAVEDLRGQLRKVMAVAEDLGVQVFSAGTHPFAHWGDQVLSEKQSYNEIIERTQYWGRQMLIWGIHVHVGVGGRDRVWPIINAVMTQYAHVLALSASSPAWEGLDTGYASNRTLLYQQLPTAGMPYQFADWDAWEAFNVDQDRSGVINHTGSMHFDVRPSKYGTVEVRFADATMEVWEVGAIAAFIHCLVVYYERCWTAGEELPTLQYWHVAENKWRAARYGLDALIITDRETTERLVTDDIVDWLEVLAPVAEDLGCAAELADVRRIIARGGDYALQRAAARAAGAALEPGVRTRGDAGAEQGFTQPEAWIAAVDLTVESLKRSL, encoded by the coding sequence ATGGAATTCCCCGGTTCAGCACCGACGGTCGGTATCGAGTGGGAGGTCGCCCTCGTCGACCCGGAATCCCGCGATCTGGTGGCGAAGGCGCCCGAGATGATGGCGGAACTGGACCGTCGGTACCCGGGGCACACGATCACCCGCGAGTTCCTCGCGAACACCGTGGAGATGGTCACCGGCGTCCATGAGACGATTCCCGGGGCGGTCGAGGATCTGCGTGGTCAGCTGCGCAAGGTCATGGCGGTCGCCGAGGACCTGGGGGTGCAGGTGTTCTCCGCCGGGACCCATCCCTTCGCGCACTGGGGTGACCAGGTGCTCAGCGAGAAGCAGAGCTACAACGAGATCATCGAGCGCACCCAGTACTGGGGGCGGCAGATGCTCATCTGGGGGATCCACGTCCACGTCGGCGTGGGTGGCCGTGACCGGGTCTGGCCGATCATCAACGCGGTGATGACGCAGTACGCCCACGTACTCGCACTGTCGGCCTCGTCGCCGGCATGGGAGGGGCTGGACACCGGCTACGCCTCCAACCGCACCCTGCTGTACCAGCAGCTGCCCACCGCCGGCATGCCGTACCAGTTCGCCGACTGGGACGCGTGGGAGGCCTTCAACGTCGACCAGGACCGCTCCGGGGTGATCAACCACACCGGATCGATGCACTTCGACGTGCGTCCCTCGAAGTACGGCACGGTGGAGGTCCGGTTCGCGGACGCCACGATGGAGGTGTGGGAGGTCGGGGCGATCGCCGCTTTCATCCACTGCCTCGTGGTGTACTACGAGCGATGCTGGACGGCGGGGGAGGAACTGCCGACGCTGCAGTACTGGCATGTCGCGGAGAACAAGTGGCGTGCGGCCCGCTATGGCCTGGACGCGCTGATCATCACCGACCGGGAGACGACGGAACGCCTGGTCACGGACGATATCGTCGACTGGCTGGAGGTGCTGGCACCGGTGGCGGAGGACCTGGGGTGTGCTGCGGAGCTGGCCGATGTGCGGCGGATCATCGCCCGCGGCGGGGACTATGCCCTGCAGCGTGCGGCGGCCCGGGCCGCGGGTGCGGCACTGGAGCCGGGTGTGCGGACCCGGGGGGACGCCGGTGCGGAGCAGGGTTTCACCCAGCCGGAGGCGTGGATCGCGGCGGTGGACCTCACGGTGGAGTCGCTGAAACGGTCACTGTAG
- a CDS encoding DUF3263 domain-containing protein, producing the protein MAALSEQEQEILAFEHLRWKSEGAKEEEIRRRFGVEPWRYFQQLNALIDRPEAQEADPVTVRQLLQRRG; encoded by the coding sequence ATGGCGGCGCTGAGTGAACAGGAACAGGAGATTCTCGCTTTTGAACACCTCCGGTGGAAATCCGAGGGGGCCAAGGAGGAGGAGATCCGGCGTCGATTCGGGGTCGAGCCGTGGCGGTACTTCCAACAGCTCAATGCGTTGATCGACCGACCGGAAGCGCAGGAAGCTGATCCGGTGACGGTGCGTCAACTGCTCCAACGGCGGGGCTGA
- a CDS encoding LytR C-terminal domain-containing protein, whose translation MTEQNRPRHSRDPEPDPYDNSTYDNSTYDDAYLAGPVADAAAGASAVDGEPTETSGPPLRGLAMILTAVAVVLIIWGAFSLFGADDDGSEDTAAPNTTSAPAVPATDAASPSVEDTPVTDADAGASDTAGDADATADVTVDRGIQVTVLNNSTETIAGAAAERLRAQNWTNVGTGNLQDRIDGISEESRVYYPEGDTAAQAAAEELANEIGLTAVPGNADFYARFGEAEIREGDRAEGVVVVLTGPLA comes from the coding sequence GTGACTGAGCAGAACCGACCGCGGCACTCCCGGGATCCCGAGCCGGATCCGTACGACAACTCCACCTACGACAACTCCACCTACGACGACGCCTACCTGGCGGGTCCGGTGGCCGACGCAGCTGCCGGGGCCTCGGCCGTCGACGGCGAACCGACGGAAACGTCCGGCCCTCCGCTGCGTGGCCTGGCGATGATCCTCACCGCCGTCGCCGTCGTGCTCATTATCTGGGGCGCCTTCTCCCTCTTCGGCGCGGACGACGACGGGTCCGAGGACACCGCCGCACCGAACACCACCTCAGCGCCCGCGGTGCCCGCGACGGACGCGGCGTCCCCGTCGGTGGAGGACACCCCGGTCACCGATGCTGACGCTGGGGCGTCCGACACCGCAGGTGACGCTGACGCCACCGCGGACGTCACCGTCGACCGGGGGATCCAGGTCACCGTGCTGAACAACAGCACCGAGACCATCGCCGGGGCCGCGGCAGAACGCCTGCGGGCCCAGAACTGGACCAATGTCGGCACCGGCAACCTCCAGGACCGGATTGACGGCATCAGTGAAGAGTCCCGCGTCTACTACCCGGAGGGTGACACCGCCGCCCAGGCCGCGGCCGAGGAACTCGCCAACGAGATCGGGCTGACCGCCGTGCCGGGCAACGCCGACTTCTACGCGCGCTTCGGCGAGGCCGAAATCCGTGAAGGTGACCGTGCCGAGGGCGTGGTCGTGGTGCTGACCGGCCCGCTGGCCTGA
- a CDS encoding MFS transporter translates to MATAVPARPIDAPRRREEKRVLAGTLVGTTIEWYDFFIYAQAAAFIFAPLFFEPVGSSSLAQIFSWASIGISFLFRPLGAIIAGHLGDRYGRKAVLVATLVGMGAATALIGILPTYGTIGVAAPVLLILLRILQGFSAGGEWGGAALMSVEHAPREKRGLFGAYPQIGVPLGLILATSFMFLLTTSLSDDDFQSWGWRIPFLSSLVLILVGYLIRRSVEESPVYLDMQDRQKEASAPLGRLFRDHWKNVLLAALIFAGNNAAGYMIIAFFSSYGAKTLGMEKSQTLIAAIVGGFCWLFLTIYSGWISDRIGRRVTFAIGYVLLIAWVVPMWWFIDQGTTAMMTFAIVVLTLGLAPSYAPQSALYAEMFPADVRYSGTSIGYAFGSILGGAFASTFAQMILNSTGNSWMIGLYLGGVCLVSLIAVLLVPKSVEKSDLHV, encoded by the coding sequence GTGGCTACCGCCGTCCCTGCCCGTCCCATTGACGCGCCCCGCCGACGCGAAGAGAAGCGGGTTCTCGCCGGAACCCTCGTCGGCACCACCATCGAGTGGTACGACTTCTTCATCTACGCTCAGGCGGCGGCATTCATCTTCGCCCCGCTCTTCTTCGAGCCCGTGGGCAGCTCGTCCCTGGCACAGATCTTCTCCTGGGCGTCGATCGGCATCAGCTTCCTGTTCCGCCCGCTCGGCGCCATCATCGCCGGCCATCTCGGTGACCGGTACGGACGCAAGGCCGTCCTCGTCGCCACTCTCGTCGGCATGGGTGCCGCCACCGCCCTCATCGGCATCCTGCCGACCTACGGGACCATCGGCGTGGCCGCGCCGGTACTGCTGATCCTGCTGCGCATCCTCCAGGGCTTTTCCGCCGGTGGCGAATGGGGCGGGGCGGCGCTGATGTCCGTCGAGCACGCCCCGCGGGAGAAGCGCGGCCTGTTCGGCGCCTACCCGCAGATCGGCGTCCCGCTGGGTCTGATCCTGGCGACCTCGTTCATGTTCCTCCTCACCACCTCCCTGTCCGACGATGACTTCCAGTCCTGGGGCTGGCGCATCCCGTTCCTGTCCTCCCTCGTGCTCATTCTCGTGGGCTACCTCATCCGTCGCTCCGTGGAGGAGTCCCCGGTCTACCTCGACATGCAGGATCGTCAGAAGGAGGCCTCCGCCCCCCTCGGCCGCCTCTTCCGTGACCACTGGAAGAACGTCCTGCTCGCCGCCCTGATCTTCGCCGGTAACAACGCGGCCGGCTACATGATCATCGCCTTCTTCTCCTCCTACGGGGCGAAGACGCTGGGTATGGAGAAGTCACAGACTCTCATCGCCGCGATCGTCGGCGGGTTCTGCTGGCTGTTCCTCACCATCTACAGCGGCTGGATCAGCGACCGGATCGGACGCCGCGTCACCTTCGCCATCGGCTATGTGCTGCTCATCGCCTGGGTCGTCCCGATGTGGTGGTTCATCGACCAGGGCACCACCGCGATGATGACCTTCGCCATCGTCGTCCTCACGCTCGGCCTGGCGCCGTCCTACGCCCCGCAGTCCGCCCTGTACGCCGAGATGTTCCCGGCCGACGTGCGCTACTCCGGCACCTCCATCGGCTACGCCTTCGGTTCGATCCTCGGTGGCGCCTTCGCGTCCACCTTCGCGCAGATGATCCTCAACAGCACCGGGAACTCCTGGATGATCGGCCTCTACCTCGGCGGTGTGTGCCTGGTCTCCCTGATCGCGGTGCTCCTGGTGCCCAAGTCGGTGGAGAAGTCCGACCTGCACGTATGA
- a CDS encoding peptide deformylase — protein MSVMPVVICGDPVLHTPTSPVPDSEIGGDALKTLVADMYETLALAHGVGLAANQVGVGKRLFIYDCPDIDGPDGTRKPEAEIEAQGGPMRRGCVINPVLETSELPVTMPDPEDDVEGCLSVPGYDYPTGRADWARVTGVDENGDAVSVEGYGFFARCLQHETGHLDGHLYIDTLIGRNARAAKKMVKREGWTVPGNSWLPGVDADPFGHDDHDTLDTLDD, from the coding sequence ATGTCAGTCATGCCCGTCGTTATCTGCGGCGACCCCGTCCTCCACACGCCCACCTCCCCGGTCCCCGACAGCGAGATCGGTGGTGATGCCCTGAAGACCCTGGTCGCGGACATGTACGAGACCCTCGCCCTGGCCCACGGGGTAGGGCTGGCGGCGAACCAGGTCGGGGTCGGCAAACGGCTCTTCATCTACGACTGCCCCGACATCGACGGCCCCGACGGCACCCGGAAGCCCGAGGCCGAGATCGAGGCCCAGGGTGGTCCGATGCGCCGCGGCTGCGTCATCAACCCGGTCCTCGAGACCAGCGAACTCCCGGTGACCATGCCGGACCCCGAGGACGACGTCGAGGGTTGCCTGTCGGTCCCCGGCTACGACTACCCCACCGGCCGCGCCGACTGGGCGCGCGTCACCGGTGTCGACGAGAACGGGGACGCCGTCAGTGTGGAAGGGTACGGCTTTTTCGCCCGGTGCCTGCAGCACGAGACCGGCCACCTCGACGGCCACCTCTACATCGACACGCTCATCGGACGCAACGCCCGCGCCGCGAAGAAGATGGTGAAGCGTGAGGGGTGGACTGTCCCCGGAAACTCCTGGCTCCCCGGGGTAGACGCCGACCCCTTCGGCCACGACGACCATGACACTCTCGACACCCTCGACGACTAG
- a CDS encoding N-acetylglutamate synthase, CG3035 family → MNDTSWSGARAGARPPAETGLPFAISRHTDPVSVRPGVRATVRHLVPGGDGRPALNPDTGRPLVTDVIGILESLDPLVVRDGDGQPHRIPASAVVVLKTLSSAPVRTSDIRAVETATAAAFPGLAHEMIDGWLARAGDGITERSNSAVPLGPEAGTTPVPLEAIRAFYRRHDLPTRLLLPDRISRLAEPLAALPGVQRGPEIIVMTRRLDDSLPPVPAPAADLAGRLELRVDDQPDDAWLQLYHFRGRPLPEQALRLLAARLDGSLGFARLSIDGELVAVTRGTVTTGGGRDFLGYSAVEVSPAWRRRGLGTLLGTAMLHWGAEQGATESYLQVISTNTAGRGLYHGLGFSEHHRHRCILIPDTV, encoded by the coding sequence GTGAACGACACCTCCTGGTCCGGCGCCCGGGCCGGTGCCCGCCCACCGGCCGAGACCGGCCTGCCCTTCGCCATCTCCCGACACACCGACCCGGTCAGCGTGCGTCCCGGCGTCCGCGCGACCGTCCGGCACCTCGTCCCCGGGGGTGACGGACGCCCCGCCCTCAACCCGGACACGGGCCGACCGCTGGTCACGGACGTCATCGGCATCCTCGAATCACTCGATCCGCTGGTGGTACGGGACGGGGACGGACAGCCGCACCGGATCCCGGCGTCCGCCGTGGTCGTCCTGAAGACGCTGTCCTCCGCCCCGGTGCGTACCAGCGACATCCGGGCGGTGGAGACTGCCACCGCGGCGGCCTTCCCCGGCCTGGCGCACGAGATGATCGACGGCTGGTTGGCCCGCGCCGGCGACGGCATCACCGAACGGTCCAATTCAGCGGTCCCGTTGGGCCCGGAGGCCGGCACCACCCCGGTGCCGCTCGAGGCGATCCGCGCCTTCTACCGCCGCCATGACCTGCCGACCCGGCTGCTGCTGCCGGACCGGATCAGCCGGCTCGCCGAACCCCTGGCCGCACTGCCCGGGGTGCAGCGCGGCCCGGAGATCATCGTCATGACGCGCCGCCTCGACGACAGTCTCCCGCCGGTCCCCGCACCCGCCGCCGACCTCGCCGGACGCCTCGAACTCCGGGTCGACGACCAACCCGACGACGCCTGGCTGCAGCTCTACCATTTCCGCGGACGCCCCCTGCCGGAACAGGCCCTGCGTCTGCTCGCCGCCCGTCTCGACGGCTCCCTTGGCTTCGCGCGGCTCAGCATCGACGGCGAACTCGTCGCCGTGACCCGCGGCACCGTCACCACCGGTGGCGGACGGGATTTCCTCGGCTACTCCGCCGTCGAGGTCTCCCCCGCGTGGCGTCGTCGCGGCCTCGGCACCCTGCTGGGCACCGCGATGCTGCACTGGGGTGCCGAGCAGGGTGCGACGGAGAGCTACCTGCAGGTGATCTCCACCAACACCGCCGGACGTGGCCTGTACCACGGTCTCGGATTCAGTGAGCACCACCGCCACCGGTGCATTCTCATTCCCGATACTGTGTAG
- a CDS encoding exodeoxyribonuclease III gives MRIATWNINSARTREGRVRDFLARADVDVLCLQETKCTDAQFPDFSDTGYAQLHHGDGSFNGVALLSRVGFDDGADAALTDFGQPGFDKDPDAPQVRECRALGAVCGGVEVWSLYVPNGREISDRHYTYKLDFLDALASYGGKAPRPLVLTGDFNIIPTDDDVWDPALFVGTTHASPRERAALRTLEDAGLTEATAPLRGRYSYWDYQAMRFPRGQGIRIDLQYCRGITPVGAPGAPGASGASADRTAPTVDVDERRGKGASDHAPVIVTYTPEPR, from the coding sequence ATGCGCATCGCCACCTGGAACATCAATTCGGCCCGCACCCGGGAGGGCCGGGTCCGGGACTTCCTCGCCCGGGCCGATGTCGATGTCTTGTGCCTCCAGGAGACCAAGTGCACCGACGCCCAGTTCCCCGACTTCTCCGACACCGGTTACGCCCAACTGCACCACGGGGACGGCTCCTTCAACGGGGTGGCACTTCTCTCCCGCGTCGGCTTCGATGACGGGGCGGACGCCGCACTGACGGACTTCGGCCAACCCGGCTTCGACAAGGACCCGGACGCCCCGCAGGTGCGCGAGTGCCGGGCCCTCGGTGCGGTCTGCGGCGGCGTGGAGGTGTGGAGCCTCTACGTCCCTAACGGCCGGGAGATCTCCGACCGGCACTACACCTACAAGCTCGACTTCCTCGACGCCCTGGCGTCCTACGGCGGGAAAGCCCCCCGGCCCCTCGTCCTCACCGGGGACTTCAACATCATCCCCACCGACGACGACGTCTGGGACCCCGCCCTGTTCGTGGGCACGACGCACGCCTCCCCCCGGGAGCGTGCCGCGCTGCGCACTCTGGAGGACGCCGGGCTGACCGAGGCCACCGCACCGCTGCGCGGCCGTTACTCCTACTGGGACTACCAGGCGATGCGCTTCCCGCGCGGCCAGGGGATCCGCATTGATCTGCAGTACTGCCGGGGGATCACCCCGGTCGGTGCCCCCGGTGCCCCCGGTGCCTCTGGTGCCTCCGCCGACCGTACTGCCCCGACCGTCGACGTCGATGAACGCCGCGGCAAGGGTGCCTCCGACCACGCTCCCGTCATCGTCACCTACACCCCGGAACCGAGGTAG
- a CDS encoding thiolase family protein codes for MPDRSLPALPCLRHAFLVSGTRTPVGRYGGALAAVRPDDLAALTIRRVITETGIDPADVDEVILGNANGAGEENRNVARMAWLLAGFPDTVPGMTVNRLCASGMSAISIASAMVASGQADIIVAGGVESMTRAPWVMQKPQTPWAKPGETFDTSIGWRFINPVFAAQNNITLSMPETAEEVARQCGISRQRADEFAVASQTKAATAIADGRFDAEIVPVEITGRKGATTTVSVDEGPRPGSTVEALSSLRPVVAGGEVVTAGNSSSLNDGASAVIVASETAVAKYGLTPRARVVASTQTGLHPSVMGLGPVEASRKALDRAGWTMADLDAVELNEAFASQSLACIDGMGVDPEIVNAWGGAIALGHPLGSSGARITVTLLNRLEQGDLRRGLATMCVGVGQGTALALERV; via the coding sequence ATGCCTGATCGTTCCCTCCCTGCTCTGCCATGCCTCCGGCACGCCTTCCTCGTGTCCGGCACCCGCACACCGGTCGGACGCTACGGCGGGGCACTCGCCGCCGTCCGCCCTGACGACCTCGCCGCCCTCACGATCCGTCGGGTCATCACCGAGACCGGCATCGACCCGGCCGATGTCGACGAGGTCATCCTCGGCAACGCCAACGGGGCAGGGGAGGAGAACCGCAATGTCGCCCGCATGGCATGGCTGCTCGCCGGCTTCCCGGACACCGTGCCCGGTATGACCGTCAACCGGCTCTGCGCCTCCGGGATGAGCGCGATCTCCATCGCCTCAGCCATGGTGGCGAGCGGTCAGGCGGACATCATCGTCGCAGGTGGCGTGGAGTCCATGACCCGCGCCCCCTGGGTCATGCAGAAGCCGCAGACCCCCTGGGCTAAGCCGGGGGAGACCTTCGACACCTCCATCGGCTGGCGGTTCATCAACCCCGTCTTCGCCGCACAGAACAACATCACCCTGAGCATGCCGGAGACTGCGGAGGAGGTCGCCCGGCAGTGCGGGATCAGCCGACAGCGGGCCGATGAGTTCGCGGTGGCCTCCCAGACGAAGGCCGCCACCGCGATCGCGGATGGACGCTTCGACGCCGAGATCGTGCCGGTGGAGATCACCGGCAGGAAAGGCGCCACCACCACCGTCAGCGTCGACGAGGGGCCCCGCCCCGGCTCCACGGTCGAGGCTCTCTCCTCGCTCCGCCCGGTCGTGGCCGGCGGCGAGGTCGTGACCGCGGGGAACTCCTCCTCCCTCAATGACGGGGCGTCCGCCGTCATCGTCGCGTCCGAGACGGCCGTGGCGAAGTACGGGCTCACCCCACGGGCACGGGTCGTGGCGTCCACCCAGACCGGCCTGCACCCGTCGGTGATGGGGCTGGGCCCGGTCGAGGCGAGCCGGAAGGCCCTCGACCGCGCGGGCTGGACCATGGCGGACCTGGACGCCGTCGAACTCAACGAGGCCTTCGCCTCCCAGTCGCTGGCCTGCATCGACGGTATGGGTGTCGACCCGGAGATCGTCAATGCCTGGGGCGGGGCCATCGCCCTGGGCCACCCGCTGGGTTCCTCCGGGGCGAGGATCACGGTGACGCTGCTCAACCGGCTGGAGCAGGGGGATCTGCGGCGCGGACTGGCGACGATGTGCGTCGGTGTGGGTCAGGGCACCGCGCTGGCCCTCGAACGGGTGTAG
- the cls gene encoding cardiolipin synthase, translated as MWEKLREVWSFITPDDFGFMFLGNIIADGMSWWQWLLVIADYLLKIIALGYVPSQRKPTSAMAWLLAIFLVPFVGIILFMLIGSPYINRRRHRIQNQANEMLRTISAEEPDVPAGHHLSPELTSLVSLNRRLTAMPASSGTVVDVHADYDGSIRAMADAVDRAAHYVNVQIYITAWDDTTDVFFRALERAVDRGVTVRLMFDHVGSWKYPGYRTLGRRLDEIGVRWLVMLPLQPWRWRFRRPDLRNHRKLVVIDGHTGFMGSQNMIDSSYLMKDNIKEGRHWVDNMVEMTGPVVTLLNSVFAVDWFTECGEEIELITPSESAEWLSHRRKGPGSEVVPDPGTDMLQIVPSGPGFTTEPNLRLFTSVVHHAKRSLTLVSPYFIPDEALLEAITTAAYRGVEVELFVSEKADQTLVEHAQSSYYAELLAAGIRIRRYPYPAVLHSKFIIADDEVVCTGSSNMDMRSFGLNYEVTLMSVEGTLLGRMAALASDYREASTELTTDVWDSRPWHRRYIDNLARLTSALQ; from the coding sequence ATGTGGGAAAAACTGCGGGAGGTCTGGTCCTTCATCACCCCGGACGACTTCGGGTTCATGTTCCTCGGCAACATCATCGCCGACGGAATGAGCTGGTGGCAGTGGCTGCTCGTCATCGCCGACTACCTCTTGAAGATCATCGCCCTGGGCTACGTCCCCTCCCAACGCAAGCCGACCAGTGCGATGGCCTGGCTGCTGGCGATCTTCCTCGTGCCGTTCGTCGGCATCATCCTGTTCATGCTCATCGGGTCGCCGTACATCAACCGGCGACGCCACCGGATCCAGAACCAGGCCAATGAAATGCTGCGCACGATCAGCGCCGAGGAGCCGGACGTCCCCGCCGGACACCACCTCTCCCCGGAGCTGACCAGTCTGGTCTCCCTCAACCGTCGGCTCACCGCGATGCCCGCGAGCTCCGGCACCGTCGTCGACGTACACGCCGACTACGACGGTTCGATCCGGGCCATGGCCGACGCCGTCGACCGGGCGGCCCATTACGTCAACGTGCAGATCTACATCACCGCCTGGGACGACACGACCGACGTCTTCTTCCGGGCACTGGAACGCGCCGTGGACCGCGGGGTGACCGTCCGGCTCATGTTCGACCACGTCGGCAGCTGGAAGTACCCCGGGTACCGGACGCTCGGCAGACGGCTCGACGAGATCGGCGTGCGCTGGCTGGTCATGCTGCCGCTGCAACCCTGGCGGTGGCGTTTCCGCCGACCTGACCTGCGCAACCACCGCAAGCTCGTGGTGATCGACGGGCATACCGGTTTCATGGGCAGTCAGAACATGATCGACTCCTCCTACCTCATGAAGGACAACATCAAGGAGGGACGCCACTGGGTGGACAATATGGTCGAGATGACCGGCCCGGTGGTCACCCTGCTGAACTCTGTCTTCGCCGTCGACTGGTTCACCGAGTGCGGGGAGGAGATCGAACTGATCACCCCCTCGGAATCCGCCGAGTGGCTCAGCCACCGTCGGAAAGGCCCCGGCTCCGAGGTCGTCCCGGATCCCGGAACCGACATGCTGCAGATCGTCCCCTCCGGCCCCGGTTTCACCACCGAGCCGAACCTGCGACTGTTCACCTCGGTCGTCCACCACGCCAAACGTTCCCTCACCCTGGTCAGCCCGTACTTCATCCCGGACGAAGCGCTGCTGGAGGCGATCACCACCGCCGCCTACCGCGGTGTCGAGGTCGAACTGTTCGTCTCGGAGAAGGCCGACCAGACCCTCGTCGAACACGCCCAGTCCTCCTACTACGCGGAACTGCTGGCGGCCGGGATCCGGATCCGCCGGTACCCCTACCCGGCGGTCCTCCACTCGAAGTTCATCATCGCCGACGACGAAGTCGTGTGTACCGGTTCATCGAACATGGACATGCGGTCCTTCGGCCTGAACTACGAAGTCACCCTGATGTCGGTGGAGGGCACCCTGCTCGGCCGGATGGCCGCTCTGGCGTCCGACTACCGGGAGGCGAGCACGGAACTCACCACCGACGTGTGGGACAGCCGCCCCTGGCACCGACGCTATATTGATAACCTGGCCCGGTTGACCTCCGCGCTGCAGTGA
- a CDS encoding SDR family NAD(P)-dependent oxidoreductase, translating to MRAVIVGTGGIGTAVARRLAADGAEVVAVHHRHPSEEFPSVPVDARLPGDVARAFAETGPFDTLVVTTGHRHDMDFFVNQDAEVTADILATELTGPMNLVRGALQVFSEHGGDRGRIVIIGSDSGKAGTLGDAASSAARAGLMGFVRSIARETARTDITINIVSPGPTDTPLLTGMLEGGGLAGKVMAGTVRAIPKGRTGTAEEIAEAVAYFVGPHSGFTTGQVLSVSGGLTM from the coding sequence ATGCGCGCCGTCATCGTAGGCACCGGGGGGATCGGGACCGCCGTGGCCCGCCGACTCGCCGCCGACGGAGCGGAAGTCGTCGCCGTGCACCACCGTCACCCGTCCGAGGAGTTTCCGTCGGTGCCGGTGGACGCCCGTCTGCCCGGTGATGTCGCCCGTGCCTTCGCCGAGACCGGCCCGTTCGACACCCTCGTGGTCACCACCGGTCACCGTCATGACATGGACTTCTTCGTGAACCAGGATGCTGAGGTCACCGCAGACATCCTCGCCACGGAGCTGACCGGGCCAATGAACCTGGTCCGGGGGGCACTGCAGGTCTTCAGCGAGCACGGCGGCGACCGCGGGAGAATCGTCATCATCGGTTCCGACTCTGGGAAGGCCGGCACACTGGGGGACGCCGCCAGCTCCGCGGCCCGTGCCGGGCTCATGGGTTTTGTCCGCTCCATCGCCCGGGAGACCGCGCGCACGGACATCACGATCAACATCGTCAGCCCCGGGCCGACGGATACTCCCCTGCTCACCGGCATGCTGGAGGGCGGGGGCCTGGCCGGGAAGGTGATGGCGGGGACCGTGCGGGCGATCCCGAAGGGGCGGACCGGGACTGCCGAGGAGATCGCCGAGGCGGTCGCCTACTTCGTGGGCCCGCACTCCGGGTTCACCACCGGGCAGGTGTTGTCCGTGTCCGGTGGCCTGACGATGTGA